One part of the Haliotis asinina isolate JCU_RB_2024 chromosome 2, JCU_Hal_asi_v2, whole genome shotgun sequence genome encodes these proteins:
- the LOC137272214 gene encoding BTB/POZ domain-containing protein 6-like, whose protein sequence is MSGTSKTSGMVDDWQAGKTVTECNRRMLETEEFSDVTFLLGSQKHVVRAHRYVLVSRSCVFNAMFCGPLAEKGDITIPDIEADIFTQFLRYVYTDDATIDAETVTGLMYTSRKYSIDALYDRCVEFMEESLSEDNVCQILEECHCYGEVDLEQKALEILTEGGKRVTKSPGFQGLCSDCLEKFLKSETLKLKEEDAFEAVLSWTEKRCRKEGVSDTPENRRGLLGDMRYEIRFTSMPMEYLVKIVGPSGLLTADEKMRIIDRAVDTTVDISPFRHSKRNTTQTFTGTLNAQTFTNCPNRTGNLNTSCKIVNRFSLLSNWEIAAGQHAISFTPSESILLRGCQLYGGHDDKDYILTIRVYDANNVVLYEPFENRRLCVQNRRQLNDVLFEKCVSLTAGATYTLYVDMQGPDTCCGLYGMNTVTVEGVQFTFIDSPMSTTVTSTGLGQIPGLIFRPRS, encoded by the exons ATGTCCGGCACAAGCAAAACATCTGGAATGGTGGACGACTGGCAGGCTGGGAAGACTGTAACAGAGTGCAATCGGCGCATGCTTGAAACTGAGGAGTTCAGTGACGTCACCTTCTTGCTGGGGTCACAGAAGCACGTGGTCCGAGCTCACCGCTACGTTCTTGTCAGTCGAAGCTGTGTATTCAATGCCATGTTCTGTGGCCCCTTGGCGGAGAAGGGGGACATAACCATTCCTGACATTGAGGCAGACATTTTCACGCAATTCTTAAG GTATGTGTACACAGACGATGCTACTATTGACGCAGAAACTGTCACTGGACTCATGTACACATCCAGGAAATACTCGATCGATGCCTTATACGATCGCTGTGTAGAGTTCATGGAAGAGTCCCTGTCAGAGGACAATGTCTGCCAGATCCTGGAGGAGTGTCATTGTTACGGGGAGGTAGACCTTGAACAGAAGGCCTTAGAGATCCTGACAGAAGGAGGAAAGAGAGTAACCAAGTCTCCAGGATTTCAGGGTCTTTGCTCTGACTGTCTGGAGAAGTTCCTGAAATCGGAAACGCTAAAACTGAAAGAGGAAGATGCATTTGAAGCTGTGCTGTCCTGGACAGAGAAGAGATGCCGGAAGGAAGGCGTGAGTGACACACCTGAGAACAGACGGGGACTCCTTGGTGACATGAGGTATGAGATCCGGTTTACCAGTATGCCTATGGAGTATCTGGTGAAGATTGTGGGTCCATCTGGACTACTGACAGCGGATGAGAAAATGAGGATAATCGACAGAGCCGTAGACACAACTGTGGACATATCCCCGTTTAGACACTCAAAGAGAAATACCACACAAACATTTACAGGAACCCTGAATGCACAGACGTTTACAAATTGTCCTAATCGAACAGGGAATCTGAATACGTCCTGTAAGATCGTGAATAGATTTTCGTTACTGAGCAACTGGGAAATTGCAGCAGGGCAACATGCTATCTCATTTACACCGAGTGAGAGCATTCTCCTTCGTGGCTGTCAGTTGTATGGTGGACACGATGATAAAGACTATATACTGACAATCAGAGTGTATGACGCTAACAACGTGGTGCTTTATGAACCATTCGAGAACAGAAGACTGTGTGTTCAAAACAGAAGGCAACTGAATGACGTCCTGTTTGAAAAGTGTGTCTCCCTCACAGCAGGTGCGACGTATACTCTTTATGTGGACATGCAGGGGCCTGACACTTGTTGTGGATTGTACGGAATGAACACAGTCACAGTGGAGGGAGTACAGTTCACATTTATAGACTCCCCAATGAGTACAACCGTCACATCCACCGGGCTGGGACAGATACCAGGCTTGATATTCCGTCCCCGCTCCTAG